The segment GGAAAGAACTGTCCAATTTGTCAATGTCCACTCACTCATCTTTTTATAAAATCCTAATTGATCGGAAGCAGATAAGAGAGAAGAGTGTTGATTATTTTGATGTAAAACAACCTTTAGTGGGCTCAAAACATTTTTAAACGCTAATTCTTTCCCGTCAAGCTTCGTTTCATGAACATATTGGGTACCATCATCAAGCCAATCATATTCAGGTTGGTAATTCCATAACACTAAAGTAAGCAGCAAACTCATAAATATTAAAAAGGTCAATAACACTGTCTTAATATTCTCCCATGTTCTCATTGCTGCTTTCCTCGCTTCCATTTGCTTACTGGAAGGGTAAAAATAATAGTAGTCCCTTGTCCCTCTTTACTAGTTGCCCAAATATGGCCATGGTGGGCATCAATCATTTCTTTTGCAATAGCAAGTCCTAAACCTGTACCTCCCAAATTCCTTGATCTCGCTTTGTCTACTCGATAAAAGCGTTCAAAGATTTTGGACACTTTCCCTTTAGGGATTCCTACTCCTTCATCAGTGACACTTATGGTAATTTCTTCCATATCGTTATGAGTTTTAATAACAATTGTTCCACCTTCAGGAGAATATTTGATAGCATTGGATAAAATATTATCAAATACTTGAGTAATTTTATCCGGGTCCATTTCTACATAAATGGGCTCATCCTCAATTTCCCTTTTAAAAACAATATGCTCATGCTTTTGAATTTCAAATCGATCAATGATGGAATGAATAAAAGGAACCATATTAACCCTTTGCTTTGTAAAACGATGCTCTTTATTATCCATTTTTGATAACTGTAGAAGGTCATTGACCAAGCGAATCATCCGTTCCGTTTCATTTTGAGTTACTTTAAGAAAACGCGGCGCAATCTCTTGATCCTGCCATGCACCATCCGTTAATGCCTCCAAATAACTCTTCATAGTTGTTAGTGGAGTTCTTAACTCATGACTTACGTTGGCGACGAATTCTCTTCTCTCCTGTTCTACCTTTTCCTGTTCAGTAACATCACTTAGAACAGTGATAAAGCCATCAACAGTTTCATTTTCATCCAAAACAATAGAAAAGCTTGACCGCAAAATTAAATCTTGATTTTCGTCACTAAAATCAATAAGAATAACTCCCTCCTTATGAAGTTGACCAATATCCTTAATTCGTTCTGTAAGATCTAAAACATCAATTATATTTTTGCCCTTTACTTCTTCAAAATCATATCCTATTAATCGTGAGGCGGGCTCATTCATTAAAATAACATTTCCTTTTCGGTCAGTAGCAATAACCCCATCCGTCATGTTAGATAAAACTGAACTAAGTTTCTGTCGTTCTCCTTCTGTGGTTGCTTGCGCTCGCCTTAATTGATCATTAAGATCATTTACAGAAACAGCTAGCTGACCAATTTCATCATTTCCATAAACTTTAACCTTTTTCGTGAAATCACCCTTTGCCATTAATTGTGATTGTTTTCGCATTTCTGCTATAGGCTTGGTGATTGTACGTGCTACCAATACACCTACCAATGCGGAAATGGTTATCGCTAAAATTGTTCCATTTGCAAAAATTTGATTAATTTGATCCAGTTGATCATAAATACCCTCAAGAGTTGCCTCTAAATAAATGGCACCTATGATTTCTTGATTACGATAAATAGGGATACTCATGACTAAGGTTCGATCCCCACGCTCTCTTTCGAGCATGATTCTCACATCTTCACTTCCTAGAAGCAAAGTGCGTTTGATTCGATATTCCGTTATACGTTTCCCAATCAAATTTTGGTCTAATTGATTCGTCGTCCCAATAATACGACTTTTATTATCAATAACTTGAAGTTCTGCTATATCATTGGAATCAAAATCAAACAGGATGTTTTGTACATCCTGTTGTAAAGTGGGTCCTTCCTCTGTCCGTTCGGCTGTCATGGCTTGTTCGAGATTATAACTAAGCAATTCCAACCTTTCGTTTATAGAGTTTTGGAAATTTATCATTAGGTTTTCCTCAAGCTGCTGGGCAAAGTAAACTCCAATTACTTGTATAGCCAACAAGAGTAGTAATATATAGATAATGATAAATTTTAGTCTTATTGACTGAAAAAAACCTACTTTATTCATGTTCTCTACTCCTGATCCGGATTTCTTAGGTAATATCCAACTCCTCTTCTGGTGACGATCCAGAGAGGGTTACTTGGATTCTCCTCAATCTTTTCTCTAAGTCTTCGTACAGTGACATCAACAGTCCTTACATCACCAAAATAATCATAACCCCAAACTGTCTGAAGTAAATGTTCCCTGGTCATAACCTGTCCAATATGCTTTGCTAAATAATGCAACAACTCAAATTCACGATGAGTGAGGTCTATTTCGGTACCACCTCTCGTTACTGAATAGGCATCAGGATATATCACAAGCTTTCCAATTCTAATTTCATTTTGATTTACCCTATTGGTTTGTGGTGCTACCTGATGTCTTCTTAAATTAGCTTTAACACGTGCAATTAATTCTCGATTGCTAAAGGGCTTTGTTACATAATCATCCGCTCCGAGTTCTAGCCCTAGTACTTTATCAATTTCTGAATCTTTAGCTGTTAACATGATAATCGGCATTGTGTATCTCTTTCTAATTTCACGGCACACTTCCATACCGTCCCTTTTCGGTAACATGATATCCAACAAAATTAAATCTGGTTTTATTGAAAAAGCCATCTCTACAGCTTCATCTCCATCATAAGCACAGAGTACTTCGTATCCTTCTCGTTCTAGATTGAATTTTAAAATATCGGCAATGGGTTGTTCGTCATCCACAACAAGTATTATTTGACTCAAGACCTCTTCTCCCTTCCAAACTACATTATTTCCTATTTTATCGTATTCTTCCCTACTTGTCTTTCCTATTGAAAAGAACTATTATCTTTCAGCCAATAATGAGAAAAGCTCGCTAACGATTCATCGTCAACGAGCTTTGTTATTATCTACTTGTGTAGTTCAGTGGATTTACATTCGATCCGTTTTTAAGAACCTCGAAATGTAGGTGAACACCTGTTGATCTTCCTGTTGTTCCCATGACACCAATGGAAGCTCCTCTTGGTACAGTTTGTCCCACATTCACATTAATTCGACTTAAATGAGCATAGACAGTTCTAAAGCCATTGTTATGATTGATCACTACTTTATTTCCATAAGTTCCATCCCAACCTGCATATGACACTGTTCCATTGTCCGCTGCTCTAATTGTACGGTCACTTACGCCTGATATATCAATTCCTTTATGATAGGATCCCCATCTTGCTCCCATAGGACTTGTAATTCTTCCTCCTACTGTTGGCCAAGAGAAATTCCCTGTTCCTCGAGATGGAGAAACTTTGGTCCCTTTTAATACTATTTTTTCCGTAGGATTAGAAATAATTTTTTCTTCTATCATTTCTTTTTCTACTACCTGTCCGTTTTCTTTCTTTAAAGAATAAAAGACTTCTTTTTTACCGTTACCGCCTACTTGCTGTATTCTAGTTTGTCCTTTATATAGATCCGAAGTTTCTTTAACTATAGTTTCATATGGAATGTTTACGGTTTCTTTTATCTTTTCCTCCGTAACCACATTAACATATGAATCATATCCTGTTACATTTACCTTTGCTCCAATTTGTAAAATAGATTCTTCGGTAATTCCAGGATTTAAATCTTCTAAGGTTTTCACCGAAAGATCGTATTTCTCTGCAATTTGACCTAAGACTTCTCCAGACTGAATCGTATGCACCTTATCGGTTAAGGTTCCTTTCAAAAGAAGTTTAACTGCCTGTTCAACGGTTAATATATCACTAGGAACAACTTTCTCTTCTGACAGTGAAACTTTTTTTGAAAACGATACGTCTAATGTACTAGAATCAACAACGGAAAGAGTGTCAGAGGATAATTGAGAAATATTAAATTGACTTACAACGTTATCTGGAACATATTTCTCTAGTATTTTTTTTAATGCGCTTTCTACATCTTCCTTAGTTGCTAAATATCCAACTAGTTCTCCGCCTACCTCTAACTTTACAGCATTAGCTTGAACGGACATTTGACTTTCTAAAGCAGTCAAAACAGATCGGTTGTTGTATGTTGGACGAAATACAGTTTCAGGTATATATGAAATTTCTTGACCTACAACCAATTGCAGGTTATCAAAATCATCAGAGGATTCATCAATTTGATCCTCTACGTATTTTTTTACAACACTCTTTTGATCAACCGTTCCTACATATTTTCCATCTAAATACACATGATAAACTGTTGGTAGATTACTATCAATAGAATCAGCATAAACGACAGAGCCAATAGTTATACCCATGCCAACACAAGTTGTAATCACTACTTTTTTAAACATTGATTGTTTTTGTTGTACCTTATAATTCCCCAAAGGCTGAGTTCCAATATTCTTCCCCACGTTTTAGTTCCTCCTACCGCCAATCCATCATTTCCGTATTCTGCTGATGAAAATGATGCTTTTGTACTTTTTCTACTATCCTAATCTACCACAATATCATATAGAATGGGAATAGAAACCCCATTTATGTAACAAACTTGTATTATAATTACCAAATTTTATATTCTTATCTATGAATTTTGGTATAGAAAGTGTAATATTTCACTTTTTGGATAGTGAATATGTACCTATTTTTCAAATGTGTTACAAACATTTGTATATAGGAAACTAGATTATGTTCTAGAAAATCACTGAATTTTCCTATATATAGGTAAAAAGCGTGAGAATTTACCCACGCTTTCAAGATAAATAAATGATTTTAATCTGCATAGACATTTCGAAGGATATTTGTCTGAGATCTATCAGGACCCACTGAAAAAATAGAAAGTGGAATTTCTGTTAACTGGGACACCCTTTCAATGTAGTGACGAGCATTTTCCGGAAGGTCACTAAGAGATTTGGCACCTGTAATATCTTCCGTCCACCCTGGCATTTCTTCATAAATAGGCTTACACTCAGCTAATACCTTTAAACTTGCTGGAAATTCCTCTATTATTTCACCTCTATAACGATAGGAGACACAAATTTTGAGCTTTTCTATCCCTGTTAAAACATCAATAGAATTAAGAGAAAGATCGGTCAGACCACTCACTCTTTTTGCATGTCTAACGACCACGCTATCAAACCACCCTATACGTCGAGGGCGTCCAGTTGTTGTTCCATATTCACGGCCAACTTCTCTAATTTGATCTCCAATTTCATTGTTCAATTCGGTAGGGAATGGGCCATCTCCTACCCTAGTTGTATAGGCTTTAGACACCCCAACTGCGTGCTTAATTTTTGAAGGGCCAACACCAGAACCGATGGTTACTCCACCCGCAATCGGATTTGAAGAAGTAACATAAGGATAAGTACCTTGGTCAATATCAAGCATTACCCCCTGTGCTCCTTCAAATAATACTCTTCGTCCCTCGTCTAACGCTCTATTGAGAACAACTGAAGTATCGCATACATAATCCTTAAACTG is part of the Bacillaceae bacterium S4-13-56 genome and harbors:
- the walK gene encoding cell wall metabolism sensor histidine kinase WalK; amino-acid sequence: MNKVGFFQSIRLKFIIIYILLLLLAIQVIGVYFAQQLEENLMINFQNSINERLELLSYNLEQAMTAERTEEGPTLQQDVQNILFDFDSNDIAELQVIDNKSRIIGTTNQLDQNLIGKRITEYRIKRTLLLGSEDVRIMLERERGDRTLVMSIPIYRNQEIIGAIYLEATLEGIYDQLDQINQIFANGTILAITISALVGVLVARTITKPIAEMRKQSQLMAKGDFTKKVKVYGNDEIGQLAVSVNDLNDQLRRAQATTEGERQKLSSVLSNMTDGVIATDRKGNVILMNEPASRLIGYDFEEVKGKNIIDVLDLTERIKDIGQLHKEGVILIDFSDENQDLILRSSFSIVLDENETVDGFITVLSDVTEQEKVEQERREFVANVSHELRTPLTTMKSYLEALTDGAWQDQEIAPRFLKVTQNETERMIRLVNDLLQLSKMDNKEHRFTKQRVNMVPFIHSIIDRFEIQKHEHIVFKREIEDEPIYVEMDPDKITQVFDNILSNAIKYSPEGGTIVIKTHNDMEEITISVTDEGVGIPKGKVSKIFERFYRVDKARSRNLGGTGLGLAIAKEMIDAHHGHIWATSKEGQGTTIIFTLPVSKWKRGKQQ
- the yycF gene encoding response regulator YycF, with protein sequence MSQIILVVDDEQPIADILKFNLEREGYEVLCAYDGDEAVEMAFSIKPDLILLDIMLPKRDGMEVCREIRKRYTMPIIMLTAKDSEIDKVLGLELGADDYVTKPFSNRELIARVKANLRRHQVAPQTNRVNQNEIRIGKLVIYPDAYSVTRGGTEIDLTHREFELLHYLAKHIGQVMTREHLLQTVWGYDYFGDVRTVDVTVRRLREKIEENPSNPLWIVTRRGVGYYLRNPDQE
- a CDS encoding M23 family metallopeptidase is translated as MGKNIGTQPLGNYKVQQKQSMFKKVVITTCVGMGITIGSVVYADSIDSNLPTVYHVYLDGKYVGTVDQKSVVKKYVEDQIDESSDDFDNLQLVVGQEISYIPETVFRPTYNNRSVLTALESQMSVQANAVKLEVGGELVGYLATKEDVESALKKILEKYVPDNVVSQFNISQLSSDTLSVVDSSTLDVSFSKKVSLSEEKVVPSDILTVEQAVKLLLKGTLTDKVHTIQSGEVLGQIAEKYDLSVKTLEDLNPGITEESILQIGAKVNVTGYDSYVNVVTEEKIKETVNIPYETIVKETSDLYKGQTRIQQVGGNGKKEVFYSLKKENGQVVEKEMIEEKIISNPTEKIVLKGTKVSPSRGTGNFSWPTVGGRITSPMGARWGSYHKGIDISGVSDRTIRAADNGTVSYAGWDGTYGNKVVINHNNGFRTVYAHLSRINVNVGQTVPRGASIGVMGTTGRSTGVHLHFEVLKNGSNVNPLNYTSR
- a CDS encoding adenylosuccinate synthase, which gives rise to MSSVVVVGTQWGDEGKGKITDFLSKDAEVVARYQGGNNAGHTIKFNGITYKLHLIPSGVFYPEKLCVLGNGMVVDPKALVEELAYLHEKDVTTDHLRISNRAHVILPYHLKLDELQEEQKGVNKIGTTKKGIGPAYMDKAARIGIRIADLLDKDVFKEKLQNNLAEKNRVFEKLYDSEPLSIDDIFEQYYEYGQQFKDYVCDTSVVLNRALDEGRRVLFEGAQGVMLDIDQGTYPYVTSSNPIAGGVTIGSGVGPSKIKHAVGVSKAYTTRVGDGPFPTELNNEIGDQIREVGREYGTTTGRPRRIGWFDSVVVRHAKRVSGLTDLSLNSIDVLTGIEKLKICVSYRYRGEIIEEFPASLKVLAECKPIYEEMPGWTEDITGAKSLSDLPENARHYIERVSQLTEIPLSIFSVGPDRSQTNILRNVYAD